A section of the Petrimonas sulfuriphila genome encodes:
- a CDS encoding N-acetyltransferase: MRTPDDYFVHPSSYVDEGATVGKNTKIWHFSHIQKGAVIGSDCSLGQNVNIANNVRVGNGVRIQNNVSVYEGVELEDNVFCGPSCVFTNVLTPRAHYPVHGVYAKTLIKEGASLGANSTVVCGHTVGRSALVAAGAVVVSDVPDHALMAGVPARRIGWVCECGQRLPDDLICGKCGKTYQATESGLIEME; encoded by the coding sequence ATGAGAACGCCCGACGATTATTTCGTGCACCCTAGCAGTTATGTCGATGAGGGTGCCACGGTGGGGAAAAACACCAAAATATGGCACTTCTCCCATATACAGAAGGGAGCTGTTATCGGGTCCGACTGTTCGCTGGGACAGAACGTGAACATTGCCAACAATGTGCGGGTAGGCAACGGCGTGCGGATCCAGAACAACGTCTCCGTTTACGAGGGGGTGGAGTTGGAGGATAACGTCTTCTGCGGCCCTTCCTGTGTTTTCACCAATGTGCTCACCCCGCGCGCGCACTATCCCGTCCACGGTGTTTATGCCAAAACATTGATTAAGGAAGGGGCTTCGTTAGGCGCCAACTCCACGGTTGTTTGCGGACATACGGTAGGACGTAGCGCCCTTGTGGCCGCGGGTGCGGTCGTTGTCAGCGACGTGCCCGATCATGCGCTGATGGCCGGTGTCCCCGCCCGCCGGATCGGCTGGGTGTGTGAATGTGGACAACGTTTGCCGGATGACCTGATATGCGGGAAGTGTGGAAAAACGTATCAAGCGACAGAGAGCGGATTAATTGAAATGGAATAA
- a CDS encoding DUF2807 domain-containing protein, which yields MKHLVFTNLLIFSFVLFANNACAQSNRITNRNYDVTAFSAMVSNTVGNIEYTPSSHYSVSAEGNEEMVNNLVVTVQNSQLNLSMKKNLKRLFGNRRSGKLVIRISSPSLNFIESNGVGNIELKGTLDTPQFKIVSTGVGNIAAQHFTSGNIDITSEGVGNIEIKGSATSVSVVSKGVGNVKLENLKAARVRIESDGVGNVSCHATESVDINTDGIGNVTYYGNPRTKNISKGGIGKVRPGD from the coding sequence ATGAAACATCTCGTATTTACAAATCTATTGATTTTCTCCTTTGTGCTCTTTGCGAACAACGCATGTGCTCAAAGCAACCGTATCACGAACAGAAATTACGATGTGACGGCATTTTCCGCCATGGTATCAAACACGGTCGGCAACATAGAATACACTCCGTCTTCCCATTACAGTGTAAGCGCCGAAGGCAACGAAGAGATGGTTAACAACTTGGTGGTAACCGTACAAAACAGCCAACTCAACCTATCGATGAAGAAAAACCTAAAAAGGCTATTCGGCAACCGGCGATCCGGAAAACTGGTCATCAGGATAAGTTCACCCTCCCTCAATTTTATTGAATCAAACGGCGTGGGAAACATTGAATTGAAAGGGACCCTGGATACACCTCAATTCAAGATTGTCTCCACGGGCGTGGGAAACATCGCTGCTCAACATTTTACCTCCGGCAATATCGACATTACTTCTGAAGGGGTAGGGAATATAGAAATAAAGGGATCGGCCACTTCGGTATCTGTCGTATCAAAAGGCGTGGGAAATGTAAAGCTTGAAAACCTGAAAGCCGCGCGTGTGCGAATCGAATCGGATGGTGTGGGAAATGTTTCGTGCCACGCTACAGAATCGGTGGACATCAATACAGACGGAATCGGGAATGTCACTTACTACGGCAACCCACGCACCAAAAACATCAGCAAGGGAGGAATCGGGAAAGTAAGGCCAGGAGATTAA
- a CDS encoding nucleotide sugar dehydrogenase produces MIEKRNSKEELLSRIAERKIVVGVVGLGYVGLPLAVEKAKAGFRTIGFDVQPEKVDMVNNGYNYIGDVVDSELKQLVQEGILSATTDFSFVGEVDFIAICVPTPLDAHQQPDISYVESSAKAIAAYLKPGTMVVLESTTYPGTTEELLKPVLEAGSGLKCGENFYLGFSPERVDPGNLIYKTKNTPKVVGAYGDDAREVIAAVYSAVLDDNVHIVSSPSVAEMTKILENTYRNINIGLINELAILCDRMGINLWEVIEAAKTKPFGFTPFYPGPGLGGHCIPLDPYYLSWKAREYGFHTSMIEASMMINDRMPEYTVERCARILNRRQKALNGSRVLVLGVAYKQDIDDCRESPALKVIDQLEKSGCEVSFFDPFIPAYKQNGAVRQGERALTSELLRSVDLVLITTAHTPVDYALVQRHASAIFDTKNVMKAIKERDNIEVL; encoded by the coding sequence ATGATTGAAAAAAGAAATTCAAAAGAAGAACTGCTGTCTCGCATCGCGGAGAGAAAAATAGTTGTAGGCGTTGTGGGTTTAGGCTATGTCGGACTACCTCTTGCTGTTGAGAAAGCGAAAGCCGGATTCAGGACCATCGGTTTTGACGTGCAACCGGAAAAGGTGGACATGGTCAATAATGGATACAACTATATAGGGGATGTGGTTGACAGTGAATTAAAACAACTGGTACAGGAAGGTATCCTTTCCGCCACTACGGATTTTTCTTTTGTCGGCGAGGTCGATTTCATCGCTATTTGCGTACCCACGCCGCTCGACGCCCATCAGCAACCCGACATCAGCTATGTGGAGAGTTCAGCCAAGGCCATCGCCGCTTACTTAAAGCCCGGCACTATGGTTGTATTGGAGTCCACCACCTACCCGGGCACTACGGAAGAGCTTCTGAAGCCTGTTCTCGAAGCGGGGTCAGGATTGAAGTGCGGCGAGAATTTCTATCTCGGTTTTTCTCCCGAACGTGTCGATCCCGGTAATCTTATTTATAAAACCAAGAATACACCGAAAGTGGTAGGAGCTTACGGAGATGACGCCCGCGAGGTGATTGCTGCCGTGTACAGTGCCGTACTCGACGATAATGTGCACATCGTTTCGTCTCCCTCCGTGGCCGAGATGACCAAGATTTTAGAAAACACCTACCGCAATATCAACATTGGGCTCATCAACGAACTGGCCATCCTCTGCGATCGCATGGGAATCAATCTTTGGGAGGTCATAGAAGCGGCCAAGACCAAGCCTTTCGGGTTCACCCCTTTTTATCCCGGTCCCGGATTAGGGGGGCATTGTATTCCGTTAGATCCCTACTACCTCAGTTGGAAAGCCCGCGAATACGGCTTCCACACCTCAATGATCGAGGCCTCCATGATGATTAACGATCGGATGCCCGAGTACACCGTCGAACGCTGTGCGAGGATTCTCAATCGTCGCCAAAAAGCGCTCAACGGTTCACGCGTGCTGGTATTAGGCGTGGCCTATAAACAGGATATTGACGATTGCCGCGAGAGCCCCGCCCTCAAGGTCATCGACCAGTTAGAAAAATCGGGGTGTGAAGTCTCTTTTTTTGACCCTTTCATCCCGGCTTATAAACAAAACGGTGCGGTGCGCCAAGGCGAGCGAGCATTAACATCCGAGCTGCTACGCTCGGTTGACTTGGTGCTGATCACAACGGCTCACACCCCTGTCGACTATGCACTGGTGCAACGCCACGCCTCCGCCATTTTCGATACTAAAAATGTGATGAAAGCAATCAAAGAACGAGACAATATCGAAGTACTGTAA
- a CDS encoding Gfo/Idh/MocA family oxidoreductase has translation MKKRICVIGGGRWGQNHIRTLASLGHLGAIVEADAERLTLLLEQYPGIEGYSGIDEAIRTHYDGYTVALPAEMHYPVGVKLLQRGLNVLMEKPMTLTSAESAELVRLAGESGARLMVGHVLLFHPAYRKIKEIIDSGKLGKLFYLYSCRLNLGTVRTEESVFSSFAPHDISILDYLTGDSACSIKAKGSKFLQDKVYDSTLTLLEYPHNVHAHIFVSWLHPYKQQLLVAVGSKGMIAFDDATPEKEIHFYNKRIDMKNGIPVKVEAPDEIIAYEKKQPLTEELAYFVEHLDSTIGINDGQAGYEVVKVLETVQQIIEKQ, from the coding sequence ATGAAAAAAAGAATATGTGTAATTGGGGGTGGCCGTTGGGGTCAAAATCACATACGCACCCTGGCCTCCCTCGGGCACCTGGGCGCCATTGTTGAGGCTGATGCCGAGAGGTTAACGTTGTTGCTTGAACAATACCCCGGCATAGAAGGATATAGCGGCATTGATGAGGCCATCAGGACGCATTACGACGGATACACGGTAGCACTTCCCGCCGAAATGCATTATCCGGTGGGGGTGAAACTGCTTCAACGCGGTTTGAACGTGCTGATGGAGAAACCGATGACCCTCACCTCGGCAGAATCCGCCGAATTGGTCAGGCTGGCCGGGGAGAGTGGCGCCCGTCTCATGGTGGGACACGTTTTGCTGTTTCATCCGGCCTACCGGAAAATAAAAGAGATCATCGATAGCGGCAAGTTGGGAAAACTGTTCTACCTCTACTCCTGCCGCCTAAACCTCGGCACAGTGCGCACGGAAGAAAGCGTTTTCTCTTCTTTTGCCCCGCACGACATATCCATACTTGACTATCTGACAGGTGATTCTGCTTGTAGTATCAAGGCTAAAGGCAGCAAATTTCTTCAAGACAAAGTGTATGACAGTACACTTACCTTATTGGAATATCCGCACAACGTGCACGCGCACATATTCGTCTCCTGGCTGCATCCTTACAAGCAGCAACTGTTGGTGGCGGTTGGGAGCAAAGGGATGATTGCGTTCGACGATGCCACGCCAGAGAAGGAGATACATTTCTACAACAAACGGATCGACATGAAAAACGGCATTCCCGTGAAAGTGGAAGCGCCCGATGAAATCATCGCGTATGAAAAGAAACAACCGTTGACCGAGGAACTGGCCTATTTTGTGGAGCACCTCGACTCCACCATCGGCATCAACGACGGACAAGCCGGCTACGAAGTAGTCAAAGTATTGGAAACCGTGCAACAAATTATCGAAAAGCAATGA
- a CDS encoding glycosyltransferase family 4 protein yields MNILNLSTLPLWDIDKGKGRVSTYLPIKGFVDKGHTITYITNNSAQKEGDFEGIHTKQITTPLAGKRPIILLLMYPVTVLCFLIAGIKQGRKIKPDVVYSHTTYTALPALIIAKLFGAKYVLRLYGNSYKKNRLKPGNFFTILSFWLKADLYILTDDGTSADRIALSFGVAKEKIHFLKNGINKKWSNYFPDDELKKCFAPNGEAVLLSVSRLADSKQVDWIIKAMPDILQLNSKVKLVIVGDGPDKKKLHDLTKELNMEHAVIFVGAVEQKRIYSYMNIGDIFISMNALSSLSNPVFEAMICGVPVVALNRGTTSQLIKNGVNGVLVEDNEIAELPVIIANLLKNEGERIEIGRNGQKTIMDDFFTWEERVKYEVELIENLVGNPA; encoded by the coding sequence ATGAACATACTTAATCTCTCAACGCTACCCTTGTGGGATATAGATAAAGGGAAAGGACGCGTTTCCACATATCTTCCCATTAAGGGCTTTGTAGATAAAGGACATACCATAACTTATATCACCAATAACTCCGCCCAAAAAGAAGGGGATTTTGAAGGTATCCATACAAAACAAATAACTACTCCATTAGCAGGGAAAAGGCCAATCATTTTGTTACTGATGTATCCGGTTACCGTGCTTTGTTTCCTTATTGCGGGAATAAAACAAGGACGTAAAATCAAGCCCGATGTGGTTTACTCGCATACCACCTACACAGCCCTGCCTGCTTTGATAATTGCTAAACTATTTGGAGCAAAATATGTATTAAGGCTTTATGGTAATTCTTATAAAAAAAATAGACTTAAGCCGGGTAATTTTTTCACAATACTTTCATTTTGGCTGAAAGCGGATTTATATATTCTCACCGATGATGGTACATCTGCTGATAGAATTGCCCTTTCTTTTGGTGTGGCAAAAGAAAAAATCCACTTCTTAAAAAATGGAATTAATAAAAAGTGGAGTAACTATTTCCCCGATGATGAATTAAAGAAGTGTTTTGCACCCAATGGAGAAGCCGTACTATTATCCGTTTCGAGATTGGCAGATTCGAAACAGGTAGATTGGATAATAAAGGCGATGCCCGATATCTTACAGCTAAACAGCAAAGTAAAACTGGTTATTGTTGGTGATGGACCGGATAAAAAAAAATTACATGATTTAACAAAAGAGTTAAATATGGAACATGCCGTAATATTTGTTGGGGCAGTCGAACAAAAAAGAATATACTCTTATATGAATATTGGTGATATTTTTATTAGTATGAATGCTTTAAGCAGCCTGAGTAATCCTGTATTTGAAGCCATGATATGTGGTGTACCTGTAGTGGCTCTCAATCGAGGCACAACCTCACAACTCATAAAAAATGGAGTAAATGGAGTTCTTGTGGAAGATAATGAAATAGCGGAGCTACCTGTTATCATTGCTAATCTTCTTAAAAACGAGGGAGAGCGGATAGAAATAGGTAGAAATGGGCAAAAAACCATTATGGATGATTTTTTTACTTGGGAAGAGCGTGTTAAATATGAGGTTGAATTAATTGAAAATTTGGTTGGTAATCCTGCTTAA
- a CDS encoding DegT/DnrJ/EryC1/StrS family aminotransferase, with amino-acid sequence MQFRDLVKQYQVLKPELDKAMISTVASGGYIMGKPVKELEASLAEYVGVKHCVTCGNGTDALTLGLKAWDVGKGDAVFVPDFTFFASAEVISLEGATPVFVDVDAGTFNMDAADLERAVEKTAGEGMLTPKAIITVDLFGLPADYAAIRKIAGKYGLLILEDGAQGFGGAIGGKRACSFGDISTTSFFPAKPLGCYGDGGAVFTDNDEWAAKMDSLRVHGKGSYKYDNVRIGMNSRLDTLQAAILQVKFKAFREHELTDINRAASLYTANLRGIVHTPVIPEGYYSSWAQYTIRLNSKEERDALQLRLKENGVPSMIYYPTPMHRQTAYKSLNLPAGSCPVAVRLCDTVLSLPLHPYISEEDIEKVCHLISTKG; translated from the coding sequence ATGCAATTCAGAGATTTAGTAAAGCAGTATCAAGTACTGAAGCCCGAGCTGGACAAAGCGATGATAAGCACCGTTGCGTCGGGTGGCTACATCATGGGAAAACCCGTAAAAGAACTTGAAGCCTCGTTAGCGGAATATGTTGGCGTAAAGCATTGCGTCACTTGCGGCAACGGCACTGACGCCCTCACCCTGGGCCTCAAGGCATGGGATGTGGGCAAGGGCGACGCCGTGTTTGTGCCGGATTTCACCTTTTTTGCCTCGGCGGAAGTTATCTCCCTCGAAGGGGCGACGCCCGTTTTTGTGGATGTGGATGCCGGAACCTTTAATATGGACGCGGCCGATTTGGAGAGGGCCGTCGAGAAGACCGCCGGGGAGGGCATGCTCACTCCGAAAGCGATTATCACGGTCGATCTGTTTGGGTTGCCTGCCGACTATGCCGCCATCCGGAAGATTGCCGGCAAATACGGCTTGCTTATTCTCGAAGACGGGGCCCAAGGCTTTGGGGGAGCAATCGGTGGCAAGCGCGCATGCAGCTTCGGCGATATTTCCACCACCTCGTTCTTCCCCGCCAAGCCGTTGGGATGTTACGGCGACGGCGGCGCTGTTTTCACCGACAATGACGAGTGGGCGGCCAAGATGGATTCGCTCCGTGTACACGGCAAAGGATCTTACAAATACGACAACGTGCGCATCGGCATGAATTCGCGTCTCGACACCCTTCAGGCAGCCATCCTGCAAGTCAAGTTTAAAGCTTTCCGCGAACATGAATTAACCGACATCAACCGGGCGGCCAGCCTCTATACGGCGAACCTTCGGGGAATCGTCCATACTCCCGTTATTCCCGAGGGATACTATTCCAGTTGGGCGCAATACACCATACGGCTCAACAGTAAGGAAGAACGCGACGCGCTTCAACTCCGGTTAAAGGAAAACGGCGTTCCCTCCATGATTTACTATCCCACACCCATGCATAGACAAACGGCATACAAGAGCCTCAACCTGCCTGCCGGAAGCTGCCCCGTGGCTGTGAGACTGTGCGATACCGTACTCTCATTACCCCTGCACCCGTATATCTCCGAAGAAGATATCGAAAAAGTATGTCATCTTATAAGCACCAAGGGATGA
- a CDS encoding sugar transferase: MKSFSRREVVIALCDFLIALFAFWFARYFGDLPRWYWLVLSAFLWVIFGIITRKLQFDSYKRIRYALSGIFLQGVLSGLFLFLLYRRCVPGYEFDHSILLATGIIVLLEWGLYGLLRKLVYRKIPYFYEEPPLNDVTEIGLKSGDGLQNTVWDKDIDCLFTLARKVSADGEDIVRRLKENKNAFSENTLLIDTSDPENILAHKIRSPRLVVHLRSLNRIRHINTLFSYTNYCLPEGGFIACHCVTAALRREKVLRQSPPVINHLLYALDYCWHRLSPKLSLTRGFYFWTTGGKLRALTRVEVLGRLYRAGFDVLYEEVSNGRFYAIASKIKAPIRDDKPSTGPLIRLRRHGKGGEIIGVYKFRTMHAYSEYLQSYIYRQEGLSAGGKIAYDYRVTPAGRFLRKTWLDELPMLINWVKGDLKLVGVRPLSSHYFHLYDKELQELRIKTKPGLLPPFYADMPKTLEEIQESERRYLTAYLKNPLSTDWQYFWKAVRNIVLKGKRSG, translated from the coding sequence ATGAAATCTTTTTCACGCAGGGAGGTTGTCATCGCGCTGTGTGATTTTCTCATCGCCCTGTTCGCGTTTTGGTTTGCCCGCTATTTCGGCGATTTGCCCCGGTGGTACTGGCTGGTGCTGTCCGCTTTTCTCTGGGTAATTTTCGGGATAATCACCCGGAAACTGCAATTCGATTCGTATAAGCGGATACGCTATGCGTTGTCGGGAATATTCCTGCAAGGCGTCCTGTCGGGGTTGTTCCTCTTTTTGCTTTACCGGAGATGCGTGCCCGGCTACGAGTTCGACCACTCCATCCTGCTTGCCACGGGAATCATTGTGCTTCTGGAATGGGGGCTCTACGGTCTTCTCCGCAAGCTGGTCTATCGGAAAATCCCTTATTTTTATGAGGAACCTCCTTTAAACGATGTTACCGAGATAGGGCTTAAGTCGGGAGACGGTTTGCAGAATACCGTTTGGGATAAAGATATTGACTGTTTATTTACCCTTGCCCGTAAAGTGTCAGCGGATGGTGAAGACATCGTTCGCCGGCTAAAAGAGAACAAGAATGCTTTCTCTGAAAATACACTCTTGATTGACACCTCCGATCCGGAAAATATACTCGCCCACAAAATAAGATCACCGCGTCTGGTTGTTCATTTGCGCTCACTGAACAGGATCAGGCATATCAACACGCTTTTTTCCTACACCAACTACTGTCTGCCCGAGGGAGGCTTTATCGCCTGCCATTGCGTGACGGCCGCGTTGCGTCGTGAAAAAGTCTTGCGTCAGAGCCCCCCGGTTATCAACCACCTGCTTTACGCGTTGGATTATTGTTGGCACCGTCTCTCTCCCAAGCTGTCGCTTACCCGGGGGTTTTACTTTTGGACGACGGGCGGCAAACTGCGGGCACTCACCCGTGTGGAGGTATTGGGAAGGCTCTATCGGGCGGGATTCGATGTGCTATACGAAGAAGTAAGCAACGGGCGGTTTTACGCGATCGCCTCCAAGATAAAAGCCCCCATCCGTGACGACAAACCCTCCACCGGGCCGTTGATCCGGCTTCGCCGGCACGGCAAGGGGGGAGAGATTATCGGTGTTTACAAGTTCCGCACCATGCACGCCTACTCCGAGTATCTGCAATCCTACATCTATCGGCAAGAAGGATTGTCCGCCGGGGGAAAGATTGCCTATGACTATCGGGTGACTCCCGCGGGGCGTTTCCTGCGCAAGACGTGGTTGGACGAGTTGCCCATGCTTATCAACTGGGTCAAGGGCGACCTGAAGCTGGTGGGGGTGCGTCCGCTCAGCAGCCATTATTTCCATCTTTACGACAAGGAGTTGCAGGAGTTGCGCATAAAGACGAAACCGGGGCTATTGCCACCCTTTTATGCCGATATGCCGAAAACATTGGAGGAGATTCAGGAAAGCGAACGGAGATACTTAACGGCATATTTAAAAAATCCGCTTAGCACCGATTGGCAATATTTCTGGAAAGCGGTCCGCAACATAGTCCTCAAAGGGAAACGGAGCGGGTAG
- a CDS encoding TolC family protein, whose translation MRTFTIIAIFCCLSTMAQAQQYTLEECINIALQNNRNIKQQELSKAQRQIAYSQARNDLLPSVNASAGQNFVFGRSIGLDNTYQNTNSSQSSFGVGADITLFDGLRMKHNIDAKRADLSAAEADLEKFKDEIEMSVATAFLQVLLQKELLQIASEQIQLTDSNMNRRKELIKSGKMAHGEIYELEAQRAREEQNRVQAESNLKLALLDLAQIMELEDFSDFNVSAPSVESILSEGVLLSTSDIFQTALLTRPEIKAAEYRLQSSEKEVLMAKSQLYPSLSFGANFGTGYYNMSGRSNDPFHTQIRNNMSNSLGFSLRIPIFNKFQTKNSIRTAELAAENNRLEIDKVKIDLRKRIEQAYHNALGAQSKWKATQKSEISGQEAFRFAQEKFDNGRANSYELFQAKSNLTQTLSDQAQAKYEYAFRLKILELLKK comes from the coding sequence ATGAGGACATTTACCATTATCGCTATTTTTTGTTGTTTGTCAACGATGGCCCAAGCGCAGCAATATACGCTTGAAGAGTGCATCAATATTGCCTTGCAAAACAACAGAAACATCAAGCAGCAAGAGCTGAGCAAGGCACAGCGCCAAATCGCATACTCACAAGCAAGAAACGATCTGTTACCCAGTGTAAACGCATCCGCAGGACAAAACTTTGTTTTTGGCCGATCTATAGGACTTGACAATACCTATCAAAACACCAACTCATCTCAGAGCTCGTTTGGAGTGGGCGCGGACATTACGTTGTTTGACGGATTGCGGATGAAACACAATATCGATGCTAAACGCGCCGATTTAAGTGCTGCCGAAGCCGATCTGGAGAAGTTTAAAGACGAAATAGAAATGAGCGTGGCGACCGCTTTTCTACAGGTGCTACTGCAAAAGGAGCTGTTGCAGATTGCCAGCGAACAAATTCAATTGACGGACTCCAATATGAATCGCCGGAAGGAACTAATCAAGAGTGGCAAGATGGCTCATGGCGAGATTTATGAACTGGAAGCCCAGCGTGCCCGAGAAGAACAGAACAGGGTCCAGGCAGAAAGCAACCTCAAGCTGGCGTTGCTTGATCTGGCCCAGATTATGGAGCTGGAGGATTTTTCAGATTTTAATGTCTCGGCACCATCGGTGGAGTCAATTCTCAGTGAAGGAGTACTACTCTCAACCTCCGATATTTTTCAAACTGCGTTGCTTACCCGTCCCGAAATCAAAGCAGCTGAATACCGGCTTCAAAGTAGCGAAAAAGAAGTATTGATGGCTAAGTCGCAACTCTACCCCTCCCTCTCTTTCGGCGCTAACTTCGGAACCGGATACTACAACATGAGCGGACGCTCGAACGATCCGTTTCACACTCAAATCCGGAACAACATGAGCAATTCGCTCGGGTTCAGCCTGCGAATCCCTATCTTCAATAAATTCCAGACAAAAAACAGTATCCGCACGGCAGAACTTGCCGCAGAAAACAACCGGTTGGAGATAGATAAAGTGAAAATCGATCTCCGCAAACGCATTGAGCAGGCGTACCACAACGCCTTAGGTGCTCAAAGCAAATGGAAAGCAACGCAAAAATCAGAAATATCGGGACAGGAAGCGTTCCGTTTCGCACAAGAGAAATTTGATAACGGACGCGCTAACTCCTACGAACTTTTTCAAGCGAAAAGCAACCTCACACAAACATTATCCGATCAGGCGCAGGCAAAATACGAATATGCTTTTCGCCTAAAGATACTGGAATTGTTAAAAAAATGA
- a CDS encoding oligosaccharide flippase family protein, which produces MKKQRIKSTVKERLASLFSSNEEKQLFFNMAKLTTGEGIGRLIGILTTPIITRIYSPSEMGVMAVFISLIAIVAPFGTFRYSLAIPLPKHDNSAINIVCAALCFLSLTSVLLIVTLLIGGKQILMLLSMESIISYIWLIPIAFLGHGIFELLSQWGVRKKAFTALTKTSVKQKIIGVIAKIGLGLVGIKPLGLIVGDLLNEMGGITSLLRTFRKDILLNKRFISRLKIRYVLRRYSSFPKYRIPSQLLLLLAGNIPIFFFAWKFDSAATGQIALARTMLSIPVTFIGYSVGKVFFAEIAAMGSHSGQAIYLLTRNVIKNLTKLSLVPFSIIILLGPFIFRTFFGVEWNQAGVYARIMAFYLLVQFVYSPISDGIFNVFERQSFVFLLELSRFFIILMTFLLANWLNWDALHTVSAYSAGLFVQYSISLFVVINIIKKSKK; this is translated from the coding sequence ATGAAAAAGCAGAGAATCAAATCAACAGTCAAGGAAAGATTAGCCTCTCTCTTCAGCAGTAATGAAGAGAAGCAGCTCTTCTTTAATATGGCTAAACTCACCACAGGTGAGGGTATTGGGCGGCTGATCGGAATTCTTACCACACCCATCATCACACGCATCTACTCTCCTTCAGAGATGGGTGTGATGGCCGTTTTTATTTCTTTAATTGCTATTGTAGCTCCTTTTGGCACATTCAGATATTCTTTGGCAATTCCTTTACCCAAACATGACAACAGTGCTATAAATATAGTGTGTGCTGCCCTTTGCTTCTTATCCCTTACGTCTGTTTTGCTTATTGTAACACTACTGATTGGTGGAAAACAGATATTGATGTTGTTGTCCATGGAAAGTATCATATCTTATATATGGCTTATTCCTATTGCCTTTTTGGGGCATGGAATTTTTGAATTACTTTCGCAATGGGGTGTGAGAAAAAAAGCATTCACGGCGCTCACTAAAACTTCTGTCAAGCAGAAGATAATAGGAGTCATTGCTAAAATTGGATTGGGACTTGTAGGAATAAAGCCCTTAGGACTTATTGTAGGAGATCTCCTAAATGAAATGGGCGGTATCACTTCTTTACTAAGAACCTTCAGAAAAGATATTCTTCTCAATAAGAGGTTTATCTCTCGTTTAAAGATCCGATATGTTTTGAGACGCTATTCTAGTTTTCCCAAGTACAGAATTCCCTCCCAACTATTATTGCTACTTGCGGGTAATATTCCTATATTCTTTTTTGCATGGAAATTTGATAGTGCCGCCACAGGGCAAATTGCGTTAGCCCGAACCATGCTCTCCATACCGGTTACATTCATCGGTTATTCTGTGGGGAAAGTCTTTTTTGCAGAGATCGCGGCAATGGGAAGTCACAGTGGGCAAGCAATATATTTGTTGACGCGCAACGTAATAAAAAACTTGACAAAATTAAGTCTCGTCCCTTTTTCCATTATTATACTTCTGGGACCTTTTATATTTAGGACCTTTTTTGGAGTAGAATGGAATCAAGCAGGAGTTTATGCCCGCATTATGGCATTTTACCTGCTCGTACAGTTTGTTTACAGCCCAATAAGTGATGGAATTTTTAACGTTTTTGAGAGACAATCCTTTGTCTTCCTTCTCGAATTGTCACGTTTTTTCATTATTCTAATGACATTTCTCCTGGCAAATTGGTTAAACTGGGATGCTCTACATACAGTTTCAGCTTATAGTGCGGGATTGTTTGTTCAATACTCCATTTCATTATTTGTTGTTATTAACATAATTAAAAAATCCAAAAAATGA